The Macrococcoides canis genome has a window encoding:
- a CDS encoding DUF1405 domain-containing protein, translated as MSQYYYWIQNKKFLIFIILCNIVGTIYGYYWYLGQLQQTKWYFMPFVPDSPTASLFLVIALTAIVWNRHLPLIEVLAFVTLIKYGVWAVVMNILVFITLDEVTAMGMMLIISHAIMAIQALLFVPLFRVSLLSIVIAAIWVFHNDVIDYVYMQYPVYSMLSDYIQHIGYFSFWLSVISFALLFIMKRDKIFD; from the coding sequence TTGTCACAATATTATTACTGGATACAAAATAAAAAATTTCTCATATTTATCATATTGTGTAATATTGTCGGTACGATATATGGATACTACTGGTATTTAGGTCAACTCCAGCAGACGAAATGGTATTTCATGCCGTTTGTTCCCGATAGTCCGACAGCTTCATTATTTTTAGTGATTGCATTAACGGCAATAGTTTGGAATAGACATCTTCCATTGATAGAAGTTCTTGCTTTCGTTACGCTGATAAAATATGGTGTCTGGGCTGTCGTTATGAATATTCTCGTGTTTATTACTTTAGATGAAGTAACGGCAATGGGAATGATGCTAATAATCTCACATGCAATTATGGCGATTCAGGCGTTATTATTTGTTCCCTTATTTAGAGTCAGCTTACTATCAATAGTCATTGCCGCGATATGGGTATTTCATAATGATGTCATCGACTACGTATATATGCAGTATCCGGTTTACAGTATGCTGTCTGACTATATACAGCATATCGGTTATTTTTCATTCTGGTTAAGCGTGATCAGCTTTGCTTTATTATTTATCATGAAAAGAGATAAAATATTTGATTAA
- a CDS encoding menaquinol-cytochrome c reductase cytochrome b/c subunit, protein MHRGKGMKFVGDSRIKSYEKPKLNRDYSEFPGKTESFWPDFLLKEWMTGAVFLVAYLCLTVAHPSPLERIADPSDTGYTPLPDWYFLFLYQILKYTYASGPFNTFGAIVMPGIAFGALMLAPWLDRGPERKWTKRPLASGFMLLAVAIIFYTTWESSNYHDWKKQAQQGKIVFTNLDKKDPTYEKIIKSNCTSCHGGELTGGAGPNLVKSNLPAAGVKGFVENGSGAMPSFKDTLTKEQIDEVSKFIEGLEETDENGKPLKK, encoded by the coding sequence ATGCATCGCGGTAAAGGGATGAAATTTGTTGGTGATTCTCGTATTAAATCATACGAAAAGCCAAAGTTAAATCGAGATTATTCAGAGTTTCCTGGTAAAACAGAAAGTTTCTGGCCAGATTTCTTATTAAAAGAATGGATGACAGGTGCAGTATTCTTAGTAGCATACTTATGCTTAACGGTTGCACATCCTTCTCCATTAGAGCGTATTGCAGATCCATCAGATACTGGATATACGCCATTACCTGACTGGTACTTCTTATTCTTATATCAAATCTTAAAGTATACGTATGCTTCAGGTCCATTCAATACATTCGGTGCAATTGTGATGCCAGGTATTGCATTCGGTGCATTAATGTTAGCACCTTGGTTAGACCGTGGACCAGAACGTAAGTGGACGAAGCGTCCATTAGCTTCAGGATTTATGTTATTAGCAGTAGCAATCATCTTCTATACAACTTGGGAATCTTCTAATTACCATGACTGGAAGAAACAAGCGCAACAAGGTAAAATCGTATTTACGAATTTAGATAAGAAAGACCCGACATATGAGAAGATTATTAAATCTAACTGTACATCATGTCATGGTGGAGAATTAACAGGTGGGGCTGGTCCTAACTTAGTTAAATCTAATTTACCTGCAGCTGGTGTTAAAGGCTTCGTCGAAAATGGTAGTGGCGCAATGCCATCATTTAAAGACACTTTAACAAAAGAGCAAATCGATGAAGTAAGTAAGTTTATCGAAGGTTTAGAAGAAACTGACGAGAACGGAAAACCATTGAAAAAATAA
- the qcrB gene encoding menaquinol-cytochrome c reductase cytochrome b subunit — MIDKIYDWVDDRLDITPIWRDIADHEVPEHVNPAYHFSAFVYCFGGLTFFITVIQVLSGMFLTMYYVPDIVNAWKSVYYLQHDVAAGVIVRGMHHWGASLVVVMMFLHTLRVFFTGSYKQPRELNWLVGVLIFFVMLGLSFTGYLLPWDMKALFATKVGLQIAESVPFIGPWVKTLLAGDPQIVGAQTLTRFFAIHVFFLPACLFALLAAHFIMIRKQGISGPL; from the coding sequence ATGATCGATAAAATCTATGATTGGGTCGATGACCGACTCGATATCACACCAATTTGGCGAGATATTGCAGATCATGAGGTGCCTGAGCATGTTAACCCTGCTTATCACTTTTCTGCATTCGTTTATTGTTTTGGTGGATTAACATTCTTTATTACAGTAATTCAGGTATTATCAGGTATGTTCTTAACAATGTATTACGTACCAGATATCGTAAATGCCTGGAAATCAGTTTATTATTTACAGCATGATGTTGCAGCAGGTGTTATTGTACGTGGTATGCATCACTGGGGTGCAAGTTTAGTTGTCGTAATGATGTTCTTACATACGCTACGTGTATTCTTTACAGGTAGTTATAAGCAACCTCGTGAATTAAACTGGTTAGTCGGCGTATTAATTTTCTTCGTAATGTTAGGATTATCATTTACTGGTTATTTATTACCATGGGATATGAAAGCATTATTTGCGACTAAAGTAGGTTTACAAATTGCTGAATCTGTTCCATTTATTGGACCATGGGTTAAAACATTATTAGCCGGTGACCCACAAATTGTTGGAGCACAGACTTTAACGCGATTCTTCGCGATTCATGTATTCTTCTTACCTGCATGTTTATTCGCGTTGTTAGCAGCTCACTTTATTATGATCAGAAAACAAGGTATTTCGGGGCCACTATAA
- a CDS encoding QcrA and Rieske domain-containing protein, translated as MSQRVTRRQFLNYSLMGVGSFMAAGMVMPLGRFALDPVFKSGAAGDMITTSVKVSEIKEEPTKVDFKFEQKDAWYTSEVTEFAWVYKDGDKIIALSPVCKHLGCTVAWNGDKSNPNQFFCPCHNGRYEKNGKNIPGTPPLGPLDQYEVGEKGGMLTIGKKHENELVK; from the coding sequence ATGAGCCAACGTGTCACTCGACGCCAATTTTTAAACTATTCCTTAATGGGAGTTGGATCATTTATGGCTGCTGGTATGGTTATGCCTTTAGGTCGTTTTGCACTAGATCCAGTATTTAAAAGTGGTGCAGCTGGAGATATGATCACTACTAGCGTTAAAGTTTCGGAAATTAAAGAAGAACCGACTAAGGTTGACTTTAAATTCGAACAAAAAGATGCATGGTACACAAGTGAAGTTACTGAATTTGCATGGGTGTATAAAGATGGAGATAAGATTATCGCATTATCACCTGTGTGTAAACATTTAGGGTGTACAGTAGCTTGGAATGGTGACAAAAGTAATCCGAATCAATTCTTCTGTCCTTGTCATAATGGACGTTACGAGAAGAATGGTAAGAATATTCCGGGTACACCACCACTTGGACCTTTAGACCAATATGAAGTTGGAGAAAAAGGCGGAATGTTAACAATCGGTAAAAAACATGAAAATGAATTAGTGAAATAG
- a CDS encoding DUF2487 family protein translates to MLFNHNDLMLLNDQIEYIDTAIIPAIPADYASRLLDIADQYEMIQYVTLGAEQQFKGRLLVLPPVQILGDYNPVSLIDSQLKEFGFKNIIVVCPQTLQIDADNVHKVNIIPLESMDNEMKQEFIQDNVKSLMKFIITLWNK, encoded by the coding sequence ATGCTTTTTAATCATAATGACCTGATGCTGCTGAATGATCAGATAGAATATATTGATACTGCAATCATTCCCGCGATCCCAGCGGACTATGCATCACGATTACTAGATATAGCAGATCAATATGAAATGATTCAATACGTAACTTTAGGTGCTGAACAACAGTTTAAAGGACGACTTCTAGTATTGCCTCCAGTGCAAATTTTAGGAGATTATAATCCAGTAAGTCTAATAGATTCACAGCTTAAAGAATTTGGGTTCAAGAATATCATTGTCGTATGCCCACAGACATTACAAATTGATGCTGACAATGTCCATAAAGTGAATATCATTCCGTTAGAATCGATGGATAATGAAATGAAGCAGGAATTTATCCAGGATAATGTAAAATCATTGATGAAATTTATTATTACGCTTTGGAATAAATAA
- a CDS encoding YpiB family protein, protein MTHTNIVNDRRNYIRYLLLNHNIDNKNTVWILNLIKDRDDILSFIHIMRADAFINRLIIYPDFKCHLVLAHGIITDAFVIFHYLSSLNHDIYLDVIPHDNKYVEIELKELLSDVVTSLNNFEYREINNKLHYIQHNEIIKKEVKRYIELLIEETLVKKDKDKFNQLTHLLRMIGE, encoded by the coding sequence ATGACGCATACTAATATTGTCAATGACCGCAGAAACTATATAAGATATCTGCTGCTCAATCATAATATTGATAACAAGAACACGGTGTGGATCTTAAACTTAATAAAAGATAGAGATGATATACTCTCTTTTATACATATTATGAGAGCTGATGCATTTATTAATCGACTGATTATTTATCCAGACTTTAAATGTCATCTCGTACTTGCTCACGGCATTATCACCGATGCCTTTGTCATCTTTCATTATTTATCTTCATTAAATCATGATATCTATCTTGATGTTATACCTCATGATAATAAATATGTTGAAATTGAATTAAAAGAACTGCTGAGCGATGTGGTGACATCATTAAATAACTTTGAATACAGAGAAATTAACAACAAGCTTCACTATATCCAGCATAACGAAATTATAAAGAAAGAAGTTAAACGTTACATAGAGCTGCTGATTGAAGAAACTTTAGTGAAAAAAGATAAGGATAAATTTAATCAGCTTACGCATTTATTACGGATGATAGGAGAATAA
- a CDS encoding tetratricopeptide repeat protein encodes MDINQLIDQIHLQHLEGLNDNVKSALFTDDHDALFELGTTLMQFGIVQEGKLVFERLFELYPEEPEVLSFYIESLIDTNDMDKALMILHGLPKTVERLMLEADIYQQQDMPEVAIDKVKEAYALSSEDPVLSFALAELYYFDGRYLPAVRNYETLLNSGIDEINNINLNLRIADSLLQTGDYDQAVAYYEKIDEKDYTSDDYFKKAISYQKSGLIDRAISTLQSLLDKDPDFMQAYLLLVELLESERKYEDAVLVGQQGIRLNEFYKELLADTGRIMIKMHNDKGADYLIQALTIDPSYTEAGLVLADYYRKEEMYEEMIQLFTVIDEDDIDPEILWHLAYSYQQLEKDKEAKHFYKEAYNSLHENVSFLKDYYYYSREIADHSRSEQLYKIIISLEPEFDDAY; translated from the coding sequence ATGGACATTAATCAATTAATCGATCAGATTCATCTGCAGCATCTAGAAGGTCTGAACGATAATGTCAAAAGCGCTTTATTTACAGATGATCATGATGCGCTATTTGAACTAGGTACTACGCTGATGCAGTTTGGTATTGTACAAGAAGGTAAACTTGTATTTGAACGCCTGTTTGAACTTTACCCTGAAGAACCAGAGGTGTTAAGCTTTTATATCGAAAGCTTGATCGATACGAACGATATGGATAAAGCATTGATGATCTTGCATGGTCTTCCAAAAACAGTAGAAAGACTGATGCTTGAAGCAGATATCTATCAGCAGCAGGACATGCCCGAAGTTGCAATCGATAAGGTGAAAGAGGCATACGCGCTATCCAGTGAAGATCCGGTGCTCAGCTTTGCATTAGCGGAACTCTATTATTTTGATGGTCGGTATCTACCAGCGGTCAGAAATTATGAAACACTACTGAATAGTGGTATTGATGAAATTAATAATATCAATTTGAATTTAAGGATTGCTGATAGTTTATTACAGACAGGTGATTATGATCAGGCAGTAGCTTACTATGAGAAGATAGACGAGAAAGACTATACGAGCGATGATTATTTCAAAAAAGCGATCAGCTATCAAAAATCTGGGCTAATCGATAGAGCGATTTCAACACTGCAGTCGTTATTGGACAAAGATCCAGACTTTATGCAGGCATATCTGCTGTTAGTTGAGCTGCTAGAAAGTGAACGCAAATATGAAGATGCAGTATTAGTAGGTCAGCAAGGTATACGATTAAATGAATTTTATAAAGAGCTGCTTGCAGATACAGGACGTATTATGATTAAGATGCATAATGATAAAGGTGCAGACTATTTAATCCAGGCACTCACAATCGATCCATCGTACACTGAAGCAGGTTTGGTATTAGCCGATTATTACCGCAAAGAGGAAATGTATGAAGAGATGATCCAGTTATTTACAGTCATTGACGAAGATGATATTGATCCAGAAATATTATGGCATCTGGCTTATAGCTATCAACAGCTGGAAAAGGATAAAGAAGCAAAGCATTTCTATAAGGAGGCTTATAATAGTCTGCATGAAAATGTCTCTTTCCTGAAAGATTATTATTATTACAGCCGAGAAATTGCAGATCATTCACGTAGTGAACAGCTCTACAAAATAATTATTAGTCTGGAACCGGAGTTTGATGACGCATACTAA
- the aroA gene encoding 3-phosphoshikimate 1-carboxyvinyltransferase — MIVKLKYNGPLTGEVSVPGDKSITHRAIMLASLNKGKTMISKPLLGDDCISTINIFRKLGVNISIEEDSVTVDSPGYEQFREPDEILYTGNSGTTTRLLCGLLAGLPFKTVLDGDASIRQRPMGRVIEPLRQMGVNIKGRDNQFTPIIINDGHISKVQGIDYLMPVNSAQVKSAILLAGLYAEREVRITEQDISRNHTELMFKESDINIDVDDKTIILKPNGIHNLKMKDIHIPGDISSAAFFIVAALIIPGSKITLNDVGTNVTRSGILEVVKMMGGNIQVIDKAQHTERISDIIVSYTKDLRAIKIEGSLIPKLIDEIPVIALLLAHAQGVSEIRDAEELKVKETNRIDTVVTELNALGYKIEPAIDGMIVYGKVKGERTRHTFDSYGDHRIGMMLAVAALIEAAEIEINQFEAVNISYPNFIEHIKQLEGEL; from the coding sequence ATTATTGTGAAATTAAAATATAATGGACCATTAACAGGAGAGGTTTCTGTTCCTGGTGATAAATCGATAACACATCGTGCTATTATGCTTGCGAGTCTAAATAAAGGTAAGACGATGATTTCAAAGCCATTGCTAGGAGATGACTGTATTTCAACGATTAATATTTTCAGGAAGCTAGGCGTTAATATTTCAATAGAAGAGGATAGCGTTACCGTTGATTCACCAGGTTATGAGCAGTTTCGTGAGCCTGATGAAATTCTTTATACCGGAAATTCAGGAACTACGACACGATTATTATGCGGTTTACTCGCGGGTCTTCCATTTAAGACTGTATTAGATGGAGATGCATCTATTCGCCAACGTCCGATGGGGCGCGTCATCGAGCCATTAAGACAGATGGGTGTAAATATTAAAGGTAGGGATAATCAGTTTACACCGATTATTATCAATGATGGACATATTTCGAAAGTACAGGGAATAGATTACTTGATGCCTGTAAATAGTGCGCAAGTGAAAAGTGCGATATTATTAGCTGGTCTATATGCAGAGAGAGAAGTGCGCATCACTGAACAGGACATCTCGCGCAATCATACGGAATTGATGTTTAAAGAGAGTGATATTAATATTGATGTTGATGATAAGACGATTATTTTAAAACCAAATGGCATTCATAATCTAAAGATGAAGGATATCCACATTCCTGGAGATATATCATCGGCTGCGTTTTTTATTGTTGCAGCACTGATTATCCCTGGCAGCAAGATCACTTTGAATGACGTCGGAACGAACGTGACGAGAAGTGGTATTCTAGAAGTTGTCAAAATGATGGGTGGTAATATTCAGGTTATCGACAAAGCTCAGCATACAGAACGTATCAGTGATATTATCGTTTCATATACGAAAGATTTGCGTGCGATAAAGATTGAAGGTTCATTAATCCCTAAGCTTATTGATGAGATACCAGTGATCGCATTACTCTTAGCGCATGCACAGGGGGTCAGTGAGATTAGAGATGCTGAAGAACTGAAAGTGAAAGAAACAAATCGTATTGATACAGTTGTTACTGAATTGAATGCATTAGGTTACAAGATAGAACCAGCAATTGACGGTATGATTGTTTACGGAAAGGTAAAGGGTGAACGTACACGTCATACTTTTGATTCTTACGGGGATCATCGTATCGGAATGATGCTTGCAGTTGCAGCATTAATTGAAGCGGCAGAAATAGAAATCAATCAATTTGAAGCGGTAAATATTTCATATCCGAACTTCATAGAACATATTAAGCAGTTAGAAGGAGAGTTGTAA
- a CDS encoding 3-dehydroquinate synthase — MKLTTNYKDNNYDIFVEHDALNKDYHFNYYAKRIALIDESVYQLHQRKIDLFLNKHSILKVLIPGGEQVKTMHHYSKVAELLLSMHVTRNSCLFAIGGGATGDFTGFVAATLLRGIHFIQVPTTILAHDASIGGKTGINASSGKNLIGAFKRPDLVIYDLDFLDTLSQSEKLSGFAEIIKHVFLNAKGRIGKSDTVLEIMHDVQDEACLNNLHAIDKWIAFGIQTKMKVVHDDEFESGVRKYLNFGHTFGHAIEFHHKLPHGIAIMHGMIYALLLSDVTEADIIALLRWMHRLGLKKLAYDNFDRYYELMRQDKKNEVNDINFVVYSEDDGYKVEQVDVKRLRIAFERLRKLEGELL, encoded by the coding sequence ATGAAGTTAACGACAAATTATAAAGACAATAATTATGATATTTTTGTAGAACACGATGCATTAAATAAAGACTATCATTTTAATTATTATGCTAAACGTATCGCACTGATTGATGAATCAGTTTATCAGCTGCACCAAAGAAAAATTGATCTGTTCCTGAACAAGCATTCCATATTAAAGGTGCTGATACCAGGTGGTGAGCAAGTTAAAACAATGCATCATTATAGTAAGGTAGCCGAATTGCTACTATCGATGCATGTAACACGTAACAGCTGTCTCTTTGCAATTGGCGGGGGTGCGACAGGTGACTTTACAGGATTTGTTGCTGCCACTCTTTTACGCGGTATTCATTTTATTCAAGTCCCGACGACGATATTGGCTCATGATGCCTCGATTGGTGGTAAAACAGGAATCAATGCAAGCTCAGGCAAGAATTTAATCGGGGCATTTAAACGACCAGATCTGGTGATCTATGATCTGGATTTTCTAGATACGTTATCACAAAGCGAAAAGTTAAGTGGATTTGCTGAAATTATTAAACATGTCTTTCTCAATGCTAAAGGTCGTATCGGTAAAAGTGATACCGTATTAGAAATAATGCATGATGTTCAGGATGAAGCTTGTCTGAATAATCTGCATGCGATTGATAAGTGGATAGCATTTGGTATTCAGACGAAGATGAAAGTTGTTCATGATGATGAATTTGAATCAGGGGTTAGAAAGTATTTAAACTTCGGACACACTTTCGGTCATGCAATTGAATTTCATCATAAGTTACCGCATGGCATAGCGATCATGCATGGCATGATCTATGCGTTGCTTCTAAGTGATGTGACTGAAGCAGATATTATAGCATTATTGCGCTGGATGCACCGTCTCGGGTTAAAGAAATTAGCCTATGATAACTTTGATAGATACTACGAGCTTATGAGACAGGATAAGAAGAACGAAGTGAATGACATTAATTTTGTGGTGTACAGTGAAGATGATGGATATAAAGTAGAACAAGTAGATGTTAAACGATTAAGAATAGCATTTGAGAGGTTAAGAAAGCTGGAAGGTGAATTATTGTGA
- the aroC gene encoding chorismate synthase, which produces MRFLTAGESHGPKLTVIIEGIPSNMKLTSDMINKEMFKRQGGYGRGRRMQIEKDSVVITSGVRHGVTLGSPITIEVNNDDHQHWLKIMGVEVTEDMTPDRRKITKPRPGHADLVGGMKYRHRDLRNVLERSSARETAARVAVGAVCKVLLESLGISIYSRVIEIGGARDDGEYSLDEIKTNNDLNDVRCIDETVAQIMRDKIDEAKSNGDSIGGEVQVIAEGVPVGLGSYVQYDRKLDGKIAQSVISINAFKAVSFGAGYEMKHLPGSRVQDPISYDSDNGFSRMTNNLGGFEGGMTNGMPIIVNAVMKPIPTLYKPLQSVDIDTKEVYQASIERSDSCAVPAASVVCEHAVAFELAKEILNEFQSNDLEQLKDNIARHNQTILDY; this is translated from the coding sequence ATGAGATTTCTAACAGCCGGAGAATCACATGGTCCGAAATTAACCGTGATTATTGAAGGTATCCCGTCAAATATGAAGTTAACGAGTGACATGATCAATAAAGAGATGTTCAAGCGTCAAGGTGGTTATGGGCGTGGACGCCGTATGCAGATTGAGAAGGATTCGGTCGTGATTACTTCAGGTGTCCGTCACGGTGTAACGCTCGGTAGTCCGATTACGATTGAAGTGAATAACGATGATCATCAGCATTGGCTTAAGATTATGGGAGTCGAAGTGACCGAAGATATGACACCGGATAGACGCAAGATTACAAAGCCGCGACCGGGTCATGCGGATTTAGTTGGTGGCATGAAGTATCGACATAGAGATTTACGGAATGTACTGGAACGTTCCAGCGCGCGAGAGACTGCTGCTCGTGTTGCGGTCGGTGCCGTATGTAAAGTACTCTTAGAATCTTTAGGAATAAGCATTTATTCACGTGTGATTGAGATTGGCGGCGCTCGTGATGATGGTGAATATTCCTTAGATGAAATTAAGACGAATAACGATTTGAACGATGTGCGCTGTATTGATGAAACAGTAGCACAAATTATGCGTGATAAAATAGACGAGGCAAAGTCGAATGGTGACTCCATCGGTGGTGAAGTACAGGTGATTGCTGAAGGTGTGCCGGTCGGTCTCGGCAGCTATGTGCAGTATGATCGTAAGCTGGATGGTAAGATTGCGCAATCCGTCATCAGTATCAATGCATTTAAAGCTGTAAGTTTCGGGGCAGGGTATGAAATGAAGCATCTTCCAGGATCTCGAGTACAGGATCCAATCAGCTATGACAGTGACAACGGCTTCTCCAGGATGACAAATAATCTTGGAGGATTTGAAGGGGGCATGACAAATGGTATGCCGATCATAGTGAACGCTGTAATGAAGCCAATTCCGACATTGTATAAGCCGCTTCAATCAGTTGATATCGATACGAAGGAAGTGTATCAGGCTTCGATTGAACGCAGTGATAGCTGTGCTGTCCCTGCAGCTTCCGTTGTCTGTGAACATGCAGTTGCATTTGAACTGGCAAAAGAGATATTAAATGAATTCCAGAGTAATGATCTGGAGCAGCTGAAAGACAATATTGCACGACATAACCAGACAATCCTTGATTATTAA
- the ndk gene encoding nucleoside-diphosphate kinase, translating to MEKTFLMIKPDGVGRGLIGEIVKRIENKGIKVVGAKLMTVSEDLAKTHYGEHSEKPFFVELVEFITSGPVFAMVLEGENVVEIGRTLVGKTNPAESAPGTIRGDFGMTVGKNIIHGSDSVASAEKEIALWFKEEEILSYDLVTSAWVY from the coding sequence ATGGAAAAAACATTTTTAATGATTAAACCTGACGGTGTAGGTCGCGGCCTTATCGGAGAAATCGTAAAGCGTATTGAAAATAAAGGCATCAAAGTTGTTGGCGCTAAATTAATGACTGTATCAGAAGACTTAGCGAAAACACATTACGGTGAGCACAGCGAAAAGCCATTCTTCGTTGAATTAGTTGAATTTATCACTTCAGGACCTGTATTTGCTATGGTACTTGAAGGTGAGAACGTTGTTGAAATCGGACGTACATTAGTAGGTAAGACAAATCCTGCTGAAAGTGCACCAGGAACAATTCGCGGAGACTTTGGTATGACTGTTGGTAAGAACATCATCCATGGTTCAGATTCAGTTGCTTCAGCTGAAAAAGAAATCGCATTATGGTTCAAAGAAGAAGAAATTTTATCGTATGACTTAGTAACATCTGCTTGGGTGTACTAA
- the hexs-b gene encoding hexaprenyl-diphosphate synthase large subunit, whose protein sequence is MIAVSYKAFLQPYIFEVEQKLQTLIQSESRVITEASLHILNSGGKRVRPMFVLLSGFLSEGDKEDLIRTAVSLELIHMASLVHDDYIDNSDKRRGNTSVHMAFNKDTAIRTGHFLLARALENIAEINHSEYHQIFSKTILEVCFGEFDQMADRFNYPISFTEYLRRINRKTAILIEASCHLGAVSTDVDSETTYHIKQFGHCIGMSYQIIDDILDYSSDEATLGKPVGSDIRNGHITFPLMAAIDALNKHENYRLEHSVVQLQPDSDEATFDYIIEQVKRHGVEPSEALSRKYGDKAKFHLEQLPESNIKNYLVQIHEKMLKRIY, encoded by the coding sequence ATGATTGCTGTGAGTTATAAAGCATTTTTACAACCATATATATTTGAAGTTGAACAGAAGTTACAGACGTTAATTCAAAGTGAATCAAGAGTGATCACAGAGGCATCTCTGCATATATTAAATTCTGGCGGGAAGCGTGTAAGACCAATGTTCGTTCTGTTAAGTGGTTTCCTGTCTGAAGGTGATAAAGAAGACTTGATTCGTACAGCCGTATCACTAGAACTTATACATATGGCAAGCCTTGTTCATGACGATTATATCGATAATAGTGATAAACGTAGAGGCAATACTTCTGTACATATGGCTTTTAACAAAGACACAGCGATTCGAACAGGCCATTTTTTACTGGCTCGCGCACTGGAGAATATTGCAGAAATTAATCATTCAGAGTATCATCAAATCTTCAGTAAAACAATACTGGAAGTTTGTTTTGGTGAATTTGATCAGATGGCAGATCGTTTTAATTACCCGATTTCATTCACAGAGTATTTGAGAAGAATTAATCGCAAGACGGCAATTCTCATTGAAGCAAGCTGCCATCTAGGGGCAGTCAGTACGGACGTTGATTCAGAGACAACATATCATATTAAACAGTTCGGTCACTGTATTGGTATGAGCTACCAGATTATTGACGATATACTGGACTATTCGAGTGACGAAGCGACATTAGGTAAACCAGTCGGTAGTGATATAAGAAATGGACACATCACCTTTCCGCTTATGGCAGCGATTGATGCATTGAATAAGCATGAGAACTACAGACTGGAACACAGTGTAGTTCAATTACAGCCAGATTCTGATGAAGCGACATTTGATTATATTATTGAACAGGTGAAGCGACATGGAGTAGAGCCATCAGAAGCATTAAGCAGAAAATACGGCGACAAAGCGAAATTTCATCTGGAGCAGCTTCCTGAAAGTAACATCAAGAACTATTTAGTACAAATACATGAAAAAATGTTGAAACGCATCTATTAA
- a CDS encoding demethylmenaquinone methyltransferase — translation MSKQLNGQEKSELVHDVFQNVSTKYDRLNDIISFNQHKSWRKYTMKQMKVKKGAKALDVCCGTGDWTIQMSQAVGSQGHVTGLDFSENMLSVAHKKTDHIANIDLIHGNAMDLPFEDNTFDYTTIGFGLRNLPDYKKGLEEMYRVLKPGGMIVVLETSHPTMPVFKQGYKLYFKYIMPLFGKIFAKSMKEYSWLQQSAFEFPDKYTLAHLMAETGFSNIKFKGFTGGVSAMHLAYKPKEN, via the coding sequence ATGAGTAAACAGTTAAATGGACAGGAAAAAAGTGAACTAGTACATGATGTTTTTCAAAATGTTTCAACGAAATATGATCGCTTAAACGATATTATCAGTTTTAATCAGCATAAATCATGGCGTAAATATACGATGAAACAGATGAAAGTTAAAAAAGGCGCAAAAGCGCTGGACGTATGCTGTGGTACAGGTGACTGGACGATACAGATGTCTCAGGCAGTTGGCAGTCAAGGTCACGTAACAGGTCTTGATTTCAGTGAAAACATGCTGAGTGTTGCACATAAAAAGACAGATCATATTGCTAATATCGACCTTATACACGGGAATGCGATGGATTTACCTTTCGAGGATAATACATTTGACTATACGACCATTGGATTTGGTTTACGTAACTTGCCGGATTATAAGAAAGGTCTGGAAGAAATGTACCGCGTATTAAAGCCGGGAGGAATGATCGTAGTGCTAGAAACAAGTCATCCGACGATGCCGGTATTTAAACAAGGATACAAACTGTATTTTAAATACATTATGCCTTTATTCGGTAAGATTTTCGCGAAATCAATGAAAGAATACAGCTGGTTACAGCAAAGTGCATTTGAATTTCCGGATAAGTATACATTAGCGCATTTAATGGCTGAGACTGGCTTTTCAAATATTAAATTCAAAGGCTTTACAGGTGGCGTAAGCGCGATGCACCTTGCATACAAACCAAAAGAAAACTAG